GGGTAGGGGTAGAGAAAAGACCTTGCTTCTGCTGTTTTTCAGTATGCCAAGGTGGCATATTTTGAGGTAatgtgtcctgaaccccatcattCCTCTCCCCCATTTCCTCCATCATTTATCTAGCATATTTATAGAGAATATAGCAACTTCTTTATTCTGTCATTAGTATAATTTAGATAGAATCAGAGATTGAAGGCTGGGGAAAGCTGCCATGAATGGCACTCTCTTGTctcacacacaggaaaaaaaaagaaggcagtgcTGGATTTGTCCATTCAGTAACTTGCTGCtaaattttaaacttcatttgATAAGCTCGATGAAATGGAGAGGGTTCTGTTTTAAGTCACAGGTAGCTATTCccggaaaaacatttttttgtttgttttctttgtgggtttgtttttgaTTATGAGAGTGAGGAAAGGCGGGCCGTGTATGTTTGCTTTCTAGCTAAAAGTGCATttgtatttttgagttttaaatatgaaatttgtgaaataaattctgaactggtaattttaaatatcattgatttttatttaacagGATAAATGTGATCCAGATGGTGCTCAAAATATTTGTCATGTGTGGCACATGAATATAGAAGCCCTTCCAGAATGGATAAACTGCTTAATACAAAAAGTAAGTTTCTTAGTTTCTGAGTAAAATTGGAAATTTATTAATACAACCTTCAGAATGTTTTTTTACTcgttttaaagctatttttcttGAATGCATTGCTTAGCTAACCTATGAGCTGCCCCCACCTCTTTGCACTTTTCTCCCTTCTGTCTTATATACCTATTTATCTTTTATAGATACATTCATACTATAAGTAAATTTACATTACTCATAAATATACATAAGCATATATATgacataagtaaatatatattattatacatatacacacacacaatagctTACTTACCTTGTTAATTGCCTAACTCTTCACTTCCACTGAAATATAAGCTTCATGAAGTCagggatttttatattttgttcattactATGTCCTCAGCACCTAGATTAGTACCTGTTGAGTAAATGAAATATCCCATATGTATCATTAATAgccatacacatatatgtatatacacacatataaactgAGTAATCAATGACTCTTATTGgtataatcaaaatgaaaatactacacTTTAAAGGACTCTTAATGAAATAACAGCAAGACCTTACTTTATTAATAATACGGCATAGTTATTTCTCACAATTTAAAACACTTGTCTTAGAAAAGTATAAGTAACatggttttagaaaaatataattacatttttccaCTGAGTAGcttacttttttgttaaaaaaaaaattaacatttgataGATATCCCTTGCATCCATTCTCACATTGCAGCAATTTCCTGGGAAAATGCCAGGTCATGGCTTCTAAGTGTCCTGaactttacaaaatgtattaGCACACTGCAGATGTGtccctatctctattaaaaagGTAATTTGAAGCcagttcattaattttcattcTGAGTATAGAAAATACACTATCTGTTGTGTGCAATCAATATCTTTTGGTTGTATGTAAAAAGCCAGGAAGAGCTTTATTCTTTTGGTTGAGTAAAGTTCCCTCCCACAGTGCTTGGTATGCAAGAAGTGTATCAAAACAGACACTTTTCTGTGAGATTTTACTTGCAAATTAAGCTCTGTACACTAATTTGCTTCCTGGTTACATAGtgtattttgcttttcattagTTCACACTGTATCCATATTCAACCGATTGTTTTAGAGACTCTCTTTTGTAATTCTTAGGAGTTTTATTTGGATGGACATGATTTGCAATATGTTATCATTCTAGAACTTGGGTGCTGCTTATCTCTATTTATTGAAAGGCTTGTTTCCATTTGCTGTTCTGTCTACTAATCGGAAAACAGGAAGCTAGCCTTTTCTGCAGCATAAAAACTTTCATGTGgtcggcttttttttttttttttttttttttttaactcacatTCTCTTTGGTTACTTCACAATGAAAGcattgtctttattttcctttattaccTGTAGGCCCAGTGGACAGTTGGAAAACTGAATTGCCCTTTCTGTGGGGCCCGTTTAGGGGGCTTTAATTTTGTCAGCACTCCAAAATGTTCCTGTGGCCAGCTTGCAGCTGTACATCTCTCCAAGAGCCGGACCGATTATCAGCCAACACAGGCAGGCAGACTAATGAGACCATCACTGAAATACTTGTCACATCCTAGAGTTCAGTCAGGTTGTGACAAGAAAACTCTGCTGACAGGTGGTGGCTCCAAAAACAGAAATCATAGGCTTTTAAACATGGCCCAAAATAATAATGACCCTGGAAGATTAACAGAAGCACTGTGCCTGGAGGTGCGATCAGCATATTTTGAGATGAAGAACGAAAAACTGCTCTTCAAAGAACCGGAACCAAAGTACCAGCTTTTTGTTCCCCAGCTTGTGACTGGCAGATGCACTACAAGAGCTTTTCATAGAAAATCACATAGTTTGGATCTGAACATCAGTGAAAAACTGACTTTATTACCCACCTTATATGAAATCCATAGTAAGACTACTGCCTATTCCAGGCTAAATGAAACACAGCCTATTGACCTTCCTGGCTTGCCTTTACAATCTAGTAAAAATAGATGTTCCTTTCAGAATCCATCCAGTTTTGATCCTCATATGCTGCTGCAAAGATTTTCAGTGGCCCCCCACGAGACCCAGACACAAAGAGGAGGAGAATTTCAGTGTGGTCTAGAAGCTTCTTCAGTGTACTCTGACCATGCTAGTACTAACAACCTTGCTTTCCTGATGGACCTGCCGTCAGCTGGCAGGAGCATGCTGGAGGCCTCGGAGGAAGAAGAGCACCTCTCCCCTCTGGACTTCCTGCACTCGGCCAGTTTTTCATTGGGCAACATTAATCAGAGGCtcaataagaaagaaaggaacaaattgAAGAATCTAAGAAAGAAACAACGAAGGCATGAAAGATGGCTACAGAagcaggtaatttttttaaaaaatagtttaccaaaaattctgttttataaatattggGATTTGGGGAGTGGAGCTAACTTTCAATACCTGTATTACAAAAACttggttttaataatttttgaaacgCTCTTTTTAAGTACACTTAGTAATCATGGATCCCTATTATAGTTGACATGTATGACCCTGTCTCTATGCTTCATACATGTTTAGAAAAAGCCTTTATGTAGTTTTCCCAATTCTAATATTTTAGAGGAATATTAATCTTATGATATTGAGACTGGATTGTTTgtcacatacattttaaatttattacatgTTAGAATTGTTTTGCAGTGATTTTATTTCAGGttaaattggaaaaaatgttTCTCTAAATTCAATCAGGTGACAAATGTATTCACTTTTCATCACATTtagcttaaataaatatttttaaggagcTTATTTAATTATGTGCCCACGTGATCCAGATTAACTGTGCTAAATTGTGAAAATTATCTAAAGGGCAATTTGCCCTTACTGTAATTTTGTAGGAGAGTGTGCTTCTCTATGATTTGAACTACCTCAGTTCCCATGAATATATGCTCCAGGGTGGGATGTGTGAAGGGACTGAACAATAGGTGTTAGGTGCTGTGGAAACCAGTTAAACCAATGGACGAGACACTTGTGAAAATTTGGAAGTTTGAGGACTGTATGTTTCTGAGTAAATCTTttttgcaaattgccattatTAGTTGCTTATTCATTATAGATAGTGGTCTTTGTTAATCAGTGTGTTGAATATTAACAGTATCCTTAGaactaaaatatagaaagctACAACTTCGtataataattattcttttaaaaagctaagtATACACATGGCTTATGATCCTAGTTGTagactcaataaaataaaatcactgcaTTGACTGCTTCAGTCAGATTAGGTGTTTTTTCACCTTTTACATAGtgtaattataattatagatAATTGCTCATTATATTTTTGACTGATTGCTAACAAGAACATTCCAGTTTGGTTTATTTGCAAGTGATGGTGTAATGTGacatcaaaatatatattatagaatataaaaagTGAATATATTATAGCATCAATATAATATACTTCATAGTTTAACTTATTGAAGctataaaattcagaatttttattgagaatttgGCTTATACCTAGATGAATTGGAGGTGATCATATGTTCAATGAATATTCAGAAATAATACCATAAAATGATTAATGCAATGTGAATGGctctaaaataattaattctctagcaaatagaaattttaaagaagtgtGAAAATTATACTTCTTCTGTActataaatatatgtagataatatcttcatcatttaaaaatgtgtttaattcTTGGGGTAGGTACTTTGGAAAACCTCAACTATATTATTAATCATTTTCCAGCATGGGAATATTctattgtatttaatatatagtttAAAGTAAGTGCAAGGTTAAGggttttttacttttgtatagatgaagttattttcattcattcacatgtGATTTAACAAATTGCTTAGCCAATTGATCAGAATTAATAATTCTTAGTCAAACATGTTGTCACAGATCAGTGTAGGGAATGATATGGATCCTAATAGGTTTGATTGGTTGCACAAGAGCTACAGGCAAACAAATGCCCAATGTCTCTTTAGCAAAGAAAATTTAGGAGTAGATAGAGCAGCTTAGCAATTTTGTGAGTTAGTGATGTGAGTACATACCATGGTTAGAGCCAGAAagaataatcataatttttaaaagtctgtcttGCTAATTCAGGCAAAAAGACGAATCCTAGAATGAGTTAATGTCTGAAATAAATTAATGGTGTAGTTATGTGACTCATTCCATGTTTACTAAAGATTAATTCTGTAAACAATtatcgggccgggcgcggtggctcacgcctgtaatcctagcactctgggaggccgaggcgggtggatcgctcgaggtcaggagttcgtgaccagcctgagcaagagcgagaccccgtctctaccaaaaatagaaagaaattatatggacaactaaaatatatatatacaaaaaattagccgggcatggtggcgcatgcctgtagtcccagctactcgggaggctgaggcagtaggatcgcttaagcccaggagtttgaggttgctgtgagctaggctgacgccacggcactcactctagcccgggcaacagagcgagactctgtctcaaaaaaaaaaaaaaaaaaaaaacaattatcaaATGCTTGTTTGGGGTACTGTGCCTTTGGGTAATGACTGCAATACGGATCCTGCCCTTTTTTAATGAGGTAGATAAACATACAgtacataaaatgttaaatagaagttaCAATTGTTAATGATAattaaaaggtttaaaataattggttgagaaatctggatttctgactttcacttgatatttttaatgcattttcatGTAAGCTAGACATCTttcaatgatattaatatatatatatatatatatcatgataGAAAGTGTTAATGGTACTACAAAAAGTTATTTAAGTTTTTGAATCTTAGGAATGTAGATGAGATTGCTATTAAAGCAGAAACTACAGAcaattttcagtgtttttgttcAGCAAATGTTAATTGAGCATCTATTTTGGAGAAAGACATAGCACTCAGCTGCATTTAACCAGCAGACCTACTGGGTTTTTTATCCAGCataattgttttgtgttttatttttattttttaaatttatcatgcAATAAAATTGATTTATCCTTAGCATACAGATCTCTAATTTAAACATGTATAGGTTTATGTCATGACCACCACCGTGGGGATGCAGAACAGTTTTGTCACTCCCAAAACTCCCTTGTGCTACGTACCTTTATAATCACACCTTTATCCCATCCCCGATCCCTAAAAACAATTGATCTGTTCTCCATTactttagttttatctttttgttgttataaaaaattgatacaatattattaaaaatagacTCATATactatgtaaccttttgagatgGGCttcttttattacaaaaatggCCTATgagtttcatctaagttgttgcaTATATctatagtttgttcttttttattgctcaGTATTATCCCATTGTGTGAATGAACCACAGTCTATCCATTTAGCGCTTTTGAATGACAGGTGGATTGTTTCaggtttggcaattatgaatagaaCTGTTGtaaatgttcatatatatatttttgtgtgaacctaaatttttatttctctagggtaaatacccaggaatgggattgctgaatcaaatggtaagtgtatatttaactATATGAGAAACTGTCAAGTTGTTTTCTAGAatagctgtaccatttttcattccaagcagcaatgtgtgagagttcCATTTGCTGTGCATCCTTGAAAGCAAGCACCTggtattctcaatattttttattttagtcattcaaATAAATATGCAGCAGTAtcacattatcattttaatttgcatttccctaatgatgttgaacatttttcatgggctttttttccatttgtatatattctctagtgaagtgtctattcaaatcttttgttcactctttaattgggttattttcttcccattgagttttgagagttctttatacattttggatacaagtccttcattgaatatgtaatttttaagtaGTTTTCTAAGTCTGTAGCTTGttgttttattctcttaacatttttttcctgcagagtgaacatgtttaattttgattatgtccaatttctcaaatttttttaatggattgtGCTTTAGGTGGCATATCTAAGGACCCTGACTCATCCTAGGTTATGAAGATATTCTCCTGTGggttttttcctaaaagttttataggtTTTAGTTTTATATTGAGAATTATGatgcattttgaattaattttttaagataaggTGTCAGGTTTAAGTCAAGGTCCATCATTTTTCATACAGATGCTCAATTTTTCTGGCAACAATTATTGTTAacactgtcctttctccattgaaatGCTTTTGCAGATTTGTCAAAAATCCACTGACTGTGTGTATGTGGACTCTGTTTTCAGTTTATCTTTATGTCTGTCCTCTAGTTAGTAGCATTTTTCCTTCTTACTGTAGATTTATAGCAAGTCAAAAGATCCTCTgattttattggtttttatttaaaaattgttttagctattttagcTCCTTTgactttttatatgaaatttaaaatcagcCTGCTTATagttatagaaatatatttttgggaTTTTGGCTGGAATTATATTAAACCTATGGATTAACTTGGAGAGAATTAAAATCTTTATATTGACTTCTCAAATCCATGAATATGGTGTCTTTATTAaggttttgtattattttttctatgtattgcTGAATACTATTTGATAATactttttgaggatttttttttttttttttttttttgcttctgtctATGAAGGCTATTGGTCTGAAATGTTCTCTGTTTTTGTACTAtattgtctggttttggtactACAGTATTgctggccttataaaatgagttctttccccttctattttctgaaaaatattgtggagaattaatagtatttttacttaaatatttggCAGTGAAACTACctgggcctggagatttctttgttgggaggtatTTAACTatgaatataatttctttaataattataagACAATTTAGGTTATCTATTTTACATGAGGTAAGTTTTGGCAGTTTGTGGTTTTCAAGGAAGTTGTAAAAATTACGTgtgtagcattattcatagtgTTCATTATTTATTAGTCTTTTAATGTCTGTTGGATCTGTGATGATATCCTCATTTCAATCCTGATAATGGCAATTTattcttctctctttattttagTTGATAGAGGTTTATAAATTTTACGTATCTGTTCAAAGAAACACCTTTTGGTTTCActtgtttttctctgttgttttacTGTTTGTATAGTCATTGATATCTGTTTATATCttcattatttactttctttgctttcagtttatttttttctcctttcctaattttttatgatagaaatttatatgtgaaatctttcttttttctcatctaaGCATTTAATgccataaatttccctttaattaGTGCGTTAGCTATATactataaattttattgtgttgtattttaattttaatttagttcagACTTTTTCTAATTTCCACTGAGACTTCATTTGGTCCACCTAGTTTGTTGAAGGTGTTAGTATAATGATGAAAAGGCTAAAATATCAGCATTTtgaggaaattaataaaaaatttaatcctgggcaaaatattttctcctctgaaTTGAGAGCAAATAAAGACACCACTAGTATAACtgcataaatatttctaaataattctgTTTAAACAGTGTTTCAATCTGCTATGTTTGCATTTCTTAACCTTGGACCTGTTtaatatgaataaaagaaaaagtctctTTAAAAAAGGCCACAggaaaaaattgtgaaaagagTTTGCCTTAGGTTTCTGTGGAGTATTGTGcatgaaaatttgaaataattgacCATATATTATTGTTTGTAACAAATCACTGAATAATCTACAAtaattctattatattattttcagcGAGCTAAATGAGTTGAGGTGATTTGTATTATTAAAAGGGTGTGATTTAGGCACTGGGGAGAATACAGgccaataaattatattaaaggcCCATACATTCAAGTTTATCTAGAAAAGATTTATCTTCTGCCAAGGCACTAAGTTTCATTTTTATGGATTTGTACATGgggattattttgaaatttttagtttttaaaaaagtccatTTAATCTTTTATCACTTGTTCATCATCTTCAAATCTTGTACAAATCATACTCACGATACGTATTTGGTTGTTTGTACTTCAGAATTCTAAAATGAATTCAAATATTAAAGAATTCCCCattcattctcctcttcctcaaGCAGAAAATTAATGGCTTATTGAAATGAAAAGCTTCACtaatgtgaatattttaattagagaatacagatttttaatggttttattaAACACAAACTTAATCATGAAATGATCATTTAGGAAATAAGATAATAGATTGAAAGAACATCTTACTCTACCTTGTGTCAGATTACTATTTCAGCCTAAGCTTGCcactcttcattttataaatgcaaaaacatCTAGGGCTTGCTCTATTAGTTAATACTTCTAGTTTCCCTCTACGTTGCAGGAAGTCGCCATTTAGTaggatgatataaaaatattcagtcaGTTTAAATAAACGTGACTAAATATCTTAATTTTGCCTTCTTgccattttgattaattttaaaatatagataattgaGTAGGTGTTGAGCAAAGTTATATAGAATTGATAATGCCTTTACCTTAAGTAATTACATAGATCTAAATTTTCTAATGCTTAGCACAGTACTCTgtacataatattaataggtCCTCAGaaattgtttgggtttttttatctttttattttataaatttaagggggatacaagtgcagttttattacatagatatattgtgtagtggtgaaatCTGGACTTTTGGTGTAACCATctcctgaatagtgtacattgtatccattaagtaatttctcattccTCAACTTCTTCCCATCCACCCTCCCCCTTCTGAATCTCCAATGACGATtattcaggaatttttaaaacctaagtattttttattttaggatagttttatatttatagaaaaggtgtgaagatagtacagagagttcccatatgccCCACACCCAGTCTTTCCTATTAATTTCTTACTTTAATGTggcacatttgtcacaattaatgaaccaatattgatatgtTATTATTCTAGTTTatactttatttagatttccttagtttttacctaatgttcaCTTTTTTGTTCCAGTATCTCATCtgggataccacattacatttagttgtcatgttttATTAggttcctcttggctgtgacaatttctcagactttctttgttTGGggtgaccttgacagttttgaggttACTGGTTAGGTATCTTGTAAAATGTCCCTCagctgggatttgtctgatgtttccttccTGATTAAACTAGAGTTATGAGTTGTGTCATGGGTTCCCCAAACCACCCCCATGTTTGATGCTTCACTAAGAGGACTCATAGAAATTAGCACATGGTCATACTCCCAGCTACGCTTCATTACAGCAAAAGTATACAAATCATCATCAGCAAAAGGAAAAGGTAcatggggcaaaaaaaaaatgtggaggaaatcaGGTACAAGTGTCTAAGGTTTTTGTTGGGGGATGGTCATGTAGGCACCCTCTTCCTGGCAtataccaaaattccagactcccagaaggaaagtgCTGGTGTTTGGCATAAACCACATTGTACAAAAAGTTTAGGCACAGTGAACCACTTTTGTCAATTAGGATGGTAGGAGCCCTCCAAAAATTCAAGTTGCTGATGCCAGCCAAGGGCCAGCCTTATAAGTGAAGACAGGACTCCTATATTAACTCTTCTCTGCATGTGGAtttttgggaggaagaccacagagataaaatgccattctcatcacattACAAGAATATATACTATCAAGgtgacttatcactgttgatgttaactCAGGAATGTTTTGTAAcagggaggaaaaataataataattgttacaCTTATATATCCCTTATATTACAGTTTTCTAtcgctgctgtaacaaagcagCACAAACATAGTTGcttaaaataacagctttatcatcttacagttctagaggtcatAAGTCTAAAAATGGGCCTTGTGgaactaaaatcaaggtgttggctagcttgcattccttctggaggctccagggaaaaatatgttccttgctttttccagcttccaAAGTCTGTCctcatttcttggcttgtggcacAGTTCCAGCAGTGGCATCGCTCCAACCCCTGTTGTCTTTCATCACATCTTCGCTCTGACCCTTTTAGGGGGcccctgtgattacattgggttCACCTGGATAATCCAAAACGATCTCCCCATCTGAAGGTCCTTAACTTAAAGCTGCAAAGTCCCATTTGCCATGTATAGTAACATATTCTTAGGTtctaggataggattaggatgtAGACATCTTTGGGGAGTCATTATTCTACCAACCCCACCTCTCTGAGCACTTTATTTCATATAATCCTGACACAATTTCATGAGATAATTTCtattactgtctccattttatagatggagaaattgaggctcagagaagttaaataacttcccTAGGCTGCAAACCTAGTATCTGATAATAGATCTAGGTTCCGATGTTTCTGCTCTTAACCATTATTCTATAGCCTTTCAAGGATGAAAATCCTCCCAATTTTATCTCTCTTTGAtggttcagaaaatattttactatcaTATACTGTTAATACCGTTTTCTTTAACTTATGATCATTTAGTAGTTTACTCTTTGCCAGAAAACAGTGCTAAGTATTGAGGACACAACAATGAATGAAATATCACCCCGCCCCTCAGAGACCTTTGAGCGGATGGGGAAGACACATATCAATTTCAGTCACCATTTTCTTGGGTATTTGCAAAAATCCGATATCACAGAGAATTTTGACCAACAGTTTACTTAATGTGGGATTGCTTTGGCCAAGACCTTGAAATGCAACTCAAAATTCTGGAGCAGTCACAAAGGAGCAAGTTTGATTGGGAGAAGGTGGGAAGACTGTGCAGAAGTGGGAAAATTGATGACAGAGAAGGGGGAAGATGATCAGCTGATGAAGAATTATGATGCAGTGGTCAGAAATTTACATTTGACTCTGAGGATGCTGTAGAGCTGCTGAGAAGTTCTGAGTGGCACTACACGTGGCCCACTGAGCTCAGTAAATTGTTACTCAGTAGAtgaattgaacaaataaatgatgtATCTGATGCTTTAGGCATGGTAAATGATTTGTAGGTAAAAGCAAACAGTCATTCTTAACCCTGGCTACAAGTCCccttaggaattttaaaatatcccagTGCTCTGGGCTCTCTCAGATTATGCTTCAGTTGACCTAGGCtgggcagagtgtgtgtgtgtgtctctctttttaaattctcaagTGATTCCAGTGTGTATCCAGGGTTGCTGAGAACTATTAGGAGAAAGAGAGGTCAACAGAAAGGAATTAGGAGAGGTTTAGATGCAAGTTGATAAAGTCCTTGACAAAGCATTTATTAACAAGAGCAGAGAAAATTAATTCTGATGGATGTTACAGAGGGAAAGGCAGCTGACCTCAATGGTTGCCAGGCAGAGAAGGAATTAGATAAAGAGCCATACTTAGGGGGACAGATATTTGGATCCTATACTTTCCAACACCTAATATAGCTCCTTGCACTTAGTAAAAGATCATATAAATATCTATGTGCAAGTaacatttagtatattcagaTAGCTTTTCTTTTCCTAGCCTAATATTGAGAGAATGAGAGTTTTGATTAGGCgcaaaggggaggaagggagtgatGGCAGCAGTTAACTTTTAATGAGCTTTACTGCGTTCTAGGTACAGTAGGAGGTGTTTTTCTTGTATTACCTGATTTACATGAGCTCTTAGGTCACTGAGCATAGGGAAGCTCTCAGGAGGGCAGGCTTTGGACAGCTAGAAAGGAGCCCTGACCTCCTCTGGTGCTGGGGTGGTGGGGGATTGCAGGAGAAAGGCAATTGGGAGGTAGGAGAAGAGTAGAGATGCATGTTCTGTTTTGTAAGTACTaaggtttgaatgtgtcccctccaaaattctgGTATTTCCTATGTGATAGTATtcagagatggggcctttaaaagGTGATGAGGCCATGAGTGCTTCTTCCTCATTtat
This portion of the Eulemur rufifrons isolate Redbay chromosome 17, OSU_ERuf_1, whole genome shotgun sequence genome encodes:
- the RNF180 gene encoding E3 ubiquitin-protein ligase RNF180 isoform X3 codes for the protein MKRSKESITKNHNQEEISILRCWKCRKCIASSGCFMEYLENQVIKDKCDPDGAQNICHVWHMNIEALPEWINCLIQKGKYPGMGLLNQMVSVYLTI
- the RNF180 gene encoding E3 ubiquitin-protein ligase RNF180 isoform X2 codes for the protein MKRSKESITKNHNQEEISILRCWKCRKCIASSGCFMEYLENQVIKDKCDPDGAQNICHVWHMNIEALPEWINCLIQKAQWTVGKLNCPFCGARLGGFNFVSTPKCSCGQLAAVHLSKSRTDYQPTQAGRLMRPSLKYLSHPRVQSGCDKKTLLTGGGSKNRNHRLLNMAQNNNDPGRLTEALCLEVRSAYFEMKNEKLLFKEPEPKYQLFVPQLVTGRCTTRAFHRKSHSLDLNISEKLTLLPTLYEIHSKTTAYSRLNETQPIDLPGLPLQSSKNRCSFQNPSSFDPHMLLQRFSVAPHETQTQRGGEFQCGLEASSVYSDHASTNNLAFLMDLPSAGRSMLEASEEEEHLSPLDFLHSASFSLGNINQRLNKKERNKLKNLRKKQRRHERWLQKQGKYPGMGLLNQMVSVYLTI
- the RNF180 gene encoding E3 ubiquitin-protein ligase RNF180 isoform X1 codes for the protein MKRSKESITKNHNQEEISILRCWKCRKCIASSGCFMEYLENQVIKDKCDPDGAQNICHVWHMNIEALPEWINCLIQKAQWTVGKLNCPFCGARLGGFNFVSTPKCSCGQLAAVHLSKSRTDYQPTQAGRLMRPSLKYLSHPRVQSGCDKKTLLTGGGSKNRNHRLLNMAQNNNDPGRLTEALCLEVRSAYFEMKNEKLLFKEPEPKYQLFVPQLVTGRCTTRAFHRKSHSLDLNISEKLTLLPTLYEIHSKTTAYSRLNETQPIDLPGLPLQSSKNRCSFQNPSSFDPHMLLQRFSVAPHETQTQRGGEFQCGLEASSVYSDHASTNNLAFLMDLPSAGRSMLEASEEEEHLSPLDFLHSASFSLGNINQRLNKKERNKLKNLRKKQRRHERWLQKQGKYPGMGLLNQMTLNNEMSTDDDNEYAEEKDSYICAVCLDVYFNPYMCYPCHHIFCEPCLRTLAKDNPASTPCPLCRTIISRVFFQTELNNATKTFFTKEYLKIKQSFHKSSCAKWPLPSCRKAFHLFGGFHRHAAPVTRRQFPHGAHRMDYLHFEDDSRGWWFDMDMVIIYIYSVNWVIGFIVFCFLCYFFFPF